The Pirellulales bacterium genomic interval AACGAGAGCGTGATTTTGGCGCGCTGCCGATTGAAAGTCAACTAGGCAGATGATTGCCGGTTCTAGTGCGCATTTCATATTTGTTTAGCGTTTTCAACGTAGCCCGAAGGCCACGTCTTCCAGCCCAGATAATGTGAGCATCCGGCTACCGCCGCTCCACTTTGTAAGACATGCTCGAACAACTTCGATCTAAATCCACAGTTAGAAAGCGGCCGCATTTTCCGCCGGACGGCGCACGCTCATTTGACCGACGACAATGGCTTGTTCAATCTGCTGGTTCAAGTCGTCCAGGTCGCGTAGCAAGCGGTCCTGCTGGGCTTCCAATTCAACGAGCAATTGGACCGGTTGCGGAGCGGAAACCCCAGGCGCAGAAACGATGGGTGCAGAATCAACAGCCATAACAGCTAAAGACGCAGAAACCACAGGCGCACAAGCAACACCGGTCGCGGAGTCCACAGCAAACCCTCCGTAAAAGAAGTGGCAATACTGTTGACCATCGGCAATTCAAGCTCCCATCGCTTCAATTTGAAAACAGGAACCGCCAGCGAAGAAATGCTAGCGTGAACAGAGGAAGATCGGGCAAACCTTGCGGGCCGATTTAGCCGCTGGACTTGTCCCGCAGTAACTGTGTTGCCGTTCTGCTCTCTGCCTTCTGCCTTCAGCCTGCCGCCTGCCGCCTTTCACGCCAGCTCTTTGGCCAGTTGATCGCGAATGGCGCTTTCGATTTTGCCCTTGAACATCATGGCGGCGATCGGAATTTGCCCGTCGAGCTGCACTTCGCTGGGCTGCACAATCACGTCGCCGGCCACTTTGAAGCCGTACGTGCTAAAGCTGAAATTCAGCGTGTTGCCGTTCCAAGCTTCTTTCAAATCGGAAACCTGAGCTTGGTATTTGTCCTTCACTTTCGTGAGGAGATTTTTCAATCGGGCAACCGCTTCTGCTTGCCCCAACTGATGCGGATAGGAGAGCTTTAAGCTCGGCATGAAAACACCAGTGCCTTGTGATCGACGATGAAATTGGGCGCCCGCGAGCATAGCAAATTGCCCGGCAGGCGCACAGAGGAGCCCAAAAGCGTGCAGCCGCCCGGCGAGTGCAGCGCGTCCACCCCGCCCTCGCTTTGGGCGCCGTCGAGATTGCCGCTGGCCGGGCTCGATTCAATCTTCTAGCTCGCCGATGGCTTCGGCGTAATTGCGCGGATCGCTGGGGTGCCACAGAGGCAAGCCTTGCTTCAACCGCTCGGCCAGCACCGCCAGTTTTTCGTTGGAGCCGGGCAACGCTCGTGTCGACGAATATTTGCCGTCTTCCACTTTGGGCGGTTCGTAATCCCAAAGGCCCAATTTAACAGCTTCCAGCACAGAGATTGGCACGCCGTGACTCCTGTTTCCCTAGGGAGGCGATTGGCGTCGCCGCGTCGCTTGGAACATCCTGTTAACGGCGACCAACACGCAGGGCACTTCCTCTGCCCGGCACGGTGCAGCCCGCAGTATTCGCCTTGATAACAAACCTGTCAAGGAGTTTTTCCAAGACATAGCGGCGACGAAAAATCCACAGCCAACCGTACAGCATTTGGCCTAATTATTGCTGAGTGGCAGCAACACGGTGCGCAACTTGAAGTTCCACTTCCGGTAACGCTCGGGTGAACCTTTGCCACAAATCCAATAACCGTCATGGTTAGGACGTGTGCCATGGCACTCCTTTGAGTGGCCATGTATGAATTGCTATGACTTTCCTGCCCACACGGAGCTGTGGCATGGCGTCCATCTTCAAACTTTATTTATGACGGAAAACCGCATTATATTTTTGGCGATTCTTTTTTGAATTGCTGCGCCTGGGCTAGGCGCGCATTCAATCGCTGCACCACATCCAGCGTCAGCGGTTCGCACCATGCGCCGTGAATGGTCACGTATCCGTCGTCCCAACGCCCCAGCATGGCTTTGACCTCGCGGTGTTGGAAATCTTTTGCTCTTTCGGCCACGCGCAGCACCAAATTGCGCACGGGGATTTCGCGCCCATCGGGCCCTGGCAGTTGGCCCGCTCCGCTACCCCAAAAAAAACATTCCACGTATTCCACGGGAATGACGATGGGCCGGCCGGTGCGCAAGTAAATGTGCAGCTGGCCATCGGCATACGCCAACCGCGGCAACTTCCATTGGACGAAAATATTTCCCAACAGCAGCGTTCCCACGGCCACCGTGATCCACCCTACGATTCGCAGCCAGGCCCCGGTCTCGGTTGCCAGAGCGAAAACCGGGATTAGCCCTACCGCAATCAGCACCACAGGCAGTATCATGCCCAGCAACAAAACGCGGCGGTTTGCATGCAACCAAATTTCCATCAGCCCGTTGCCGTGATGGCAAATTAAAATAATAAAGTGATCGCCAAAACTCGAGCCGTTAATTTAACACGCTTCGCGCCGCGCGCCACCTGATGTCGTACAACCAAGTTACCACCGAACAACAATTGGCGGCACTGTGCGATGAGTTATCTCAGGCCGAGGTCATTGCCTTCGACACCGAATTTGTTTCCGAGCATACTTACCGTTCGCAATTATGCTTGGTGCAAATTTGCACTCCCGCCGGGCTGAGCGTAATCGATCCCTTATCCGCCGGCGACCTGACCCGCTTTTGGGAAGTGCTAGCGCGGCCCAATCATCAAACCATAGTACACGCCGGACGGGAAGAGCTAGGCTTCGCGCTGCAGGCCGTCAACCAATGTCCGGCCAATTTATTCGACGTGCAAATTGCGGCCGGTTTTATCAGCGACGAATTTCCCTCCGGCTACGGCACGCTGCTGTCGCGATTGCTGGGCGTGAACACGCAGAAGGGAGAAACCCGCACCGATTGGCGGCGGCGACCGCTGAGCGCGCAACAGTTGGAATATGCCCTGGACGACGTACGGTATCTCATTCCGCTGCGCGATAAGCTGCTGGCTCGGCTCGATAAAACCAACCGCACCGACTGGTTCGCCGCCGAAATGCAGGACTTTCAGCAAGAGGTGATTGCCAGCCGCAGTCGGGAACGGTGGCGGCGGGTGTCGGGCATTTCGGGTTTATCTCCCCGGTCGCTGGCTGTGGCGCGCGAATTGTGGCGCTGGCGCGAAGGAGAAGCCCAGCGCCGTGATACACCGGCGAAGTTTGTGCTGCGCGACGATTTGCTGGTGGAGCTGGCCCGTCGCCGCACGGCCGAAATGCGGCAAATTCGGGCCGTGCGCGGACTGGAGCGAAGTGAATTACAACGGTTGTTGCCGAAAATTGCTGAGCATATTCAATTGGCGCTGGATCTTCCCCAGCAAGATTTGCCGCAAAGCGAACGGCGAGAAGTGCCGCAGCAAATTAACGTGCTGGGACAATTTCTATCGACCGCCCTGACCAGCTTGTGCCGCTCGCTGGGATTAGCTCCGGCGCTGGTGGGCACCGCCAGCGATGTGCGCGATCTCATCGCGTTTCGCTTGGGCTTTGTCAACGACGAATCAGCGGCCTTGGCTTGCGGTTGGCGGGCCGAAGTGGTGGGAACGCTCATCGATGACTTGCTGGCCGGCAAGCTCAGCATTCGCATTACCGATCCACTTTCCGATCATCCACTGGTGTTCGAAAAGACCAACCAAGCTGCGCCTGCCGTGCAACACAAATCCTCATGAATACAGAATCTCCTTCCCCTGCAGCTCCGTCGGCCGCGCCTCCCGATTTGCAGAAAATGGAACTGCAACTGATGGCCATTCGACGCCGGTTAACCTGGCTGACGGCCGCGGTGTTTTTTGTCGCGCTGGCGTTGCTGCTGTTTGTAGCGGGAGTGCTCAGCAGCGAAATTGATTTTCACTACGGCGAATCCAAGCTCATTGCTGGCGCTTGCACTGGCGGCGTGGCGATGGGCTTTCTGTTCGGCTGGCTGGCGCGGCGGCAGGGTTAAGCCGCGGAGCCTGGGCAAAGTTCTCTGTATATGCCGGTCGGTCGGAAAATGCGGTTTGTTTCGTAAATTCCGAAAGTATCGGAAATACGGCGTCCGATACCTTCCCAAGCCGGAGAGATTGGCTCCGGATAACCGCCACCATCCGCACAGGTTCCGGCAACTGCCCGGCCGAAGGGATGCCGCGGCGGCGACTGGGCTTACCCGGTCGGTTGAAATCAAGGGGAATGAACTAGGGGGGATCTTCGAATGTCGTGCGCTAAATTTCTGCGTATCACTGCCCTGTGCTTAGGGCTGGCGACTATTGCTGCTTTGGCCCGGGCTGCTCAGCCGGTTTCCGATTACGACTTAGAGCCCATGTTGCGGCGCTATGGCGGCTCGACAAATCAAAACACATTGTCCGATGACGGCTCGGCGCAAGCCACGTTGCAGGCGGTGAACGCCGCGCCCGCCTCGCCAGTTAGTGGCAGTGCCGATCAAGTATCGCACGCCATTTTTTCCACCGCCGACGATGGTTCCGGCCAACTTTCGTCGCGCAACGGTTACCAAACCGCCAGCCCGATTCCGACCAGCATGCCGGCGCCATTGAATAATTACAATCGCGGAGTGCGCCACGCCTTCGTCAACCAGGCGGCATTGGAGCTTCCCGACGACGCAAGCGACAACTCGGGCTCTTCGCAGCAGCCCACGCGCTCCGTGCAAGCCCAGCCTCAGCGTATGCCAACCCGGGCCATGAATTCGCAGCCATCCAGCGGAATGACGAATCGCATGCCCGTGCCCGATACTTCCAGCCCCACCTCGCAGGAAATGATTGGCCCGGGCATGGAATCGATGAACTCCAATGAATACGGCAGTGCCTACAGCGATTGCATGAACGGTTGCAACATGAACGGTTGCTGTAATGGCTGCGGTGGTAACAGTTGTGGCTGCGGTGGCTGTGGTAATTCCTGTGATAGCTGCGGCGGTTGCGGTGGCTGCGGAAACTCCTGCGGCGGTTGCTGCGGTGATTCGTGCTGCTTCAATCCGTGCGGTTGCTGTGGATGGTACGCCGGCGCGGATTACGTGCTGGTGCGGCCAGACTTTGCCATCGCCCAGGCGTTTGTGCAAATTACCGGCGATCCGATCACCGGAAACGAAAACGACCGCATCATCCAGCAGAAATATAATTACCAAAGCTCCGTGCGGGCGTTTCTTGGTTACCGCTTCGATTGCGGCGACGAAATCAACTTCCACTACTGGAATTTGAACGATGGCGGAACCCTGGTCGCTTCCCCCACGCTCACCAGCGCCTTCGGCGGGCAGTTTATGTTGCGGGCGAACAACCCTGGCGACACGCTGGTGAACACGGTCGGCCTGAACATGAACGTGTACGACATCGATTATTCCAAGTGCTGCTGCTTCGGCGGCAATCCTTCCTCGTGCAATCCTTGCCGCTGCTGCCCCGTGTGGACGTTGAAGTACTCCGCCGGCGTGCGAATTGCCGACGTGCATCGTACGGACGACACCATTCAAAACTCCGCCACTCCAGTTGTCGACGAACCCGTCGCCGGCTTTATTGACGCTTCGTTCATCGGAGCCGGTCCGCGGGTGGGAATTGAAGGGCGGCGGTATTTCGCAGGCAACCGGTTTTCGCTGTTTGCCCGCACCAACTTTTCGCTGCTGCTGGGGCAAATGGATCAAACGGAGACCATCCCGGTGTTGAATGCCGACGGCGTGACCACCATTACCGAAAGCTTAACCGACAGCCACGATCGCATTATTCCGGTTGCGGAAATGGAACTTGGCGGCGATTGGCAAGTGAGCAATCGGCTGCGGATGTCGGCCGGTTACCTGCTCCAGGCCTGGTGGGATTTAGGCGAATTCGAGCATGTGGACGTGACCGACTTTCAGCCCATCACCAATGCCACGGTTCTGGGCTTCGACGGCTTCTTTGCTCGCGTGGAAGTGTGCTTCTAACAGGAACAAACCCGATTTGATTCGCTGCAGCCCAAAACAGAGTTGGGCGGCAGTCCAATCCACTGAATATGGTTCGTGTCATTTCATTGCCCCGCCGAAAAACGCCGGCGGGGCTTTTTGTTGCGCACAGGTGAATGCAGATTATTGCGCACGGTGAATGCAGAAATCCACTGGCCAAACTTGGCGATCTTCGTGTGCGGCTTAGCAATGGCGAATCAAGCGGCTACGCATTAGAAAAACTTTGCCGCTGAGGAAGCAGAAACTCAAGCGCCCACCGGCTTCACGCGGCGGGTTCGTCTTTCCGCACGCAACCGCGCACGGCGGCGAATTTCGCTTGGCTTTTCGTAATACTCCCGGCGGCGCATTTCCTTTTTAATGCCGCTGCGTTCCACGAGCTTGCGGAAGCGCCGCACCGCTTCCTGAATCGATTCTCGATCCCGAACCGTAAGCTTGACCACGATTCCTCCTTTATTAAAACCTCAAAACGATTTACACGTTGGGCGCACGCACCCCCGCACCAAACTTCGGCGAAACATAAAAGTGTACACCGACTTGCGGGGGAATGTCTACAGGGTTTTCCCAGTGGTTTGCCGCATTCCACTGGCGCCGGCCATTTTCCATACCCTGGACAACCCCGCCGGCGCTGTCATAAGGTTAAATAGTGACGTAACGTAGAGTTGAGCGGCGGAAAAGCGCGGGGAACGAAAATACCAGCATGTCGCAATATCAACAAAACCTGAAGCAGGCAGCCGTGGAGCACGAAGCCTTGCGCCACATCATCGGCGCGCTGCGCACCGTGCTCGATTGGCAGCCCACCGCAGAAGAGATGCCGCGCAAGCTTTCCAGCCTGCGGTTCATTGCTCAATCGTTCCAGCGCCATTTGGAACGGCTGATGGCGCTGAAGGAGCAAGATGGCTACATGGCCGGCGCCGTCGATCAAATGCCGGCCCTAGCGGAAAAAGTACAGGCCTTGCTGCGCGACCATGACGAATTCGAGGAAACGCTTCATCGGCTGGTGCTGCGACTGGAGCATTTGTCCGCCGAGGACAAACCGAAGGTCGAGGCCACCTGCAAAGAGATGGAAGAGTTATTGGTTAAGCTGGACGATCATCACCGCCGCGAGGCAGATCTCATGCAGGAAGCCTTCCAGCGCGATGTCGGCGGCCAGGGTTAACGGTTTCTAACCGTGCCTGCAGACCGGCCGCTGCATGCACCGTCATTCCGCGGCTCATTTCTTTTTTCGGGCGGCCTTTGCTTTCTGGCGCGCCAATCTTGCTTTTTCCACCGGCCGGCGGCCTCCTTCCTCGTCGAACAATTTCGCCAGCCGCGCCAAGCTTTCGGGAGTGGAAGCGTGCGATCCGTGTAATTTCAATTCGCCGTTTTCCATTTCGGCCCAAATACAGCGCTGCATTTGCACCACGCGGAACAAGCCCGGCTCGCCGCGCTGCTGGAGTTGTTGCATGGCCTTGGTGAGCGATTGATACGCATCCAACTGAAACACCGGCTGCCACTGCGGCGGTTGGCCCGCGCGCGGGCGTTTCCATTGTTCAATCGTAAAAAAGCCGTGCGGCATGTTTTTCCTTTCCGCTGTCGAGGAACTTCCGCCAATGTCCACCGCCCACCGGTTGCTTCCCGTTTTATATCACGGTAATCTGAAGTGAGCCATCAACCGCCGCGCTTTGAAGGAGCCGTTGCCGTGACTGAAGATCATTCCCATCCACTTTCCACCGCCACGCAGCCCCAGGATAGCCCGCACACACCGCCGCCCGCCGCCAGCCCGCCCTCGGCCGTGCCGCAGCCATCCAAGGAAGAACTGAAGGCCGCTTACATCGCGTTCAAAAAACGCTGGAAGTTCACCAAGCTGGATCAAGAATCGCGCATTGGGCGCGGCCCAATGAGCTCCGGGCAAAAATCGACCATTATCGGCATTCAGCCCCCCAACCAGTATTCCACCGCCGTGTGGGAAGCGCTCGTGGAACAAGGCAAGCTGAAGCGCGCCGGCCGAGACCAGTATGCGCTGGCGTAGGTAGTGATGCATTTTGAAGTGAACTGCATCGGGTGGTCGGGGTCGAGTGCCGCCTATCGGGTGGCCGGGGTCGAGTGCCGCCGAGCCCCCGGAATGCTGCCCGCTGGGGGCTCCCTTCGGTCGACCCCAGCCACCCTGCCGTTCGACCACAGCCACCCGAATAAAACAAACTGACACACTACTAAATTCTCTGGATGATGTAATCTGCTTATGGCCGTGCTGCTGCAAATTAAAAACGCCCACAAAAGTTACGGCCATCAAGTGCTGCTGGACGGCGCCGAGGCCACCATCATCGACGACGCCAAAGTTGGCTTCGTGGGCCGCAACGGCGCAGGCAAAAGCACGCTGCTCCGCATTCTGCTGGGAGAAGAAGAGCTCGATCGGGGCGATATCGTTCGCCATCCCAAATTACAGTTGGGATATTTGCGTCAGCACGATCCGTTTCTTCCCGGCGAAACCGGCCTGGAATTTTTGATGCGTTCCAGCAGCCAGCCCGATTGGAAATGCGGCGAAGTGGCCGGCGAGTTTGAGCTAAAAGGCGAGGCGCTTACCGGTCCCGTCGCCAAGCTTTCCGGCGGTTGGCAAACGCGCTTGAAGTTGGCGGAGCTGCTGTTGCACGATCCGAATTTGCTGCTGCTCGACGAGCCGACCAACTTTCTCGACTTGCGCACCCAAATTTTGCTGGAGCATTTTTTGAAAAATCATCGCGAGGCCTGCCTGGTGGTTTCGCACGACCGTGCATTCCTGGCCGCCACCTGCGATCACACGCTCGATTTAACCCGTGGCAAGCTCACGATGTTCCCGGGCAAAATCGACGCGTTTCTGGAACACCAACAGCAGCAGCGCGAACACGAAGAGCGCACCAATGCCGCGCTCCTGGCCAAGCGGCGGCATTTGGAAGAGTTCATCGCCAAAAACAAAGCCCGGGCCAGCACCGCCTCCCGCGCCCGATCCAAAAGCAAGCAGCTGGAAAGATTGGAGCTGATCGAAACTGCTGCCGACGAGCCCACGGCCAACATCCACGCTCCGCAGGTTGAGCCGCGCAAAGGCCCGGCCCTGCGCTGCCGGCAATTGGCCATCGGTTATGCGGAGCGAACGGTTGCCGATGGCATCGATTTGGAAATCGATCACGGCGCGCGCGCCGCCGTGGTGGGAGACAACGGCCAGGGCAAAACCACATTTCTGCGCACCGTCGTCGATTCGTTGCCGCCTCTGGCGGGCGAAGTGCGCTGGGGCTACGGCTGCCAGCTCGGCATTTACGCCCAGCACGTTTACACCAGCTTGCCGGAGGAGCAAACCGTGCTGGAGTATTTGGAGCGCTCCGCCGCGCGGGGAACCAAGGCGCAAGAAATTCTGGATCTGGCCGGCGCGTTGCTGTTCCGCGGCGAGCACGTGGAAAAACGCATTTCGGTTTTGTCCGGCGGCGAGCGCGCCCGGCTGTGCTTGGCTGGCCTGCTCTTGGGCAATTACAACGTGCTGCTGTTGGACGAGCCAGGCAACCATCTCGATGTCGATACGGTCGACGCACTGGCTCGGGCGCTCATCGACTATCGTGGCACGGTCATTTTCACCAGCCACGATCGGCACTTTCTCAAGCGGGTGGCCACGTCCATTGTGGAAGTCCGCGACGGCCGCGTAGTGAATTACCGGGGCAATTACGAAGCCTATTTGTACTCGATCAATCAGGAAATCGACGCCGCCGAAGCCCTTAGCCCCGGGCTCCGCCCGGGGGTGAAAGCCACCCCGCGCACTGTGCGCGACGATCGGCAGTTGCGCAAAGATATGGCCGCCCTGGAAAAAACGATTTCTCGTCTGGAAGTGCAAAAGAAAACCGTACACGATCAGTTATTGGCCGCCACCGATCCCGCCGAAGCACTGCGATTGCATCACGAGCAGACCGATCTGGCTGACCAGCTTAAAAATGCCGAACAGCGCTGGTTCCAGCTTCAAGAACAGGAGGAAGCGTAATGGACTAATTGGCGTACGTGCCGTCGATCAGCACATTCTTAACTCGAAAGGTTCCGAGCGCTACTGGCGCGGTAAGATCGGCGTGCTGCCGGCTAGGAGTTCGTAGAGGATTGTGCCTAGTGCGTAGACATCCGTTCTTGGCCTGTCTTACGCATGAATGAGTTTTTGAGAATCGCTAATTACAAAAGTCCTTCGACGTTTTCGCCAAAGGACCTTGCGCCCGTCAAGTCGGGGCGACAAAACACCGTTAGAACTATTCCAGCCGGCGTCCGGTGATGGGAAGCCGGATTACTCCCTTACGCTTTTTGTGTTTCTCGGTGCACCCGTTTCCGAACCGGGCGCAATGGTGGTTTGATGACCAGTCTCAGACGCAAAGAACCAAGGAACATTTTACAACCTATTGAGAGCACTGAGGACTGCTTTTATCGACGCCAGCTCGAT includes:
- a CDS encoding polyhydroxyalkanoic acid system family protein; this translates as MPSLKLSYPHQLGQAEAVARLKNLLTKVKDKYQAQVSDLKEAWNGNTLNFSFSTYGFKVAGDVIVQPSEVQLDGQIPIAAMMFKGKIESAIRDQLAKELA
- a CDS encoding ribonuclease D, with amino-acid sequence MSYNQVTTEQQLAALCDELSQAEVIAFDTEFVSEHTYRSQLCLVQICTPAGLSVIDPLSAGDLTRFWEVLARPNHQTIVHAGREELGFALQAVNQCPANLFDVQIAAGFISDEFPSGYGTLLSRLLGVNTQKGETRTDWRRRPLSAQQLEYALDDVRYLIPLRDKLLARLDKTNRTDWFAAEMQDFQQEVIASRSRERWRRVSGISGLSPRSLAVARELWRWREGEAQRRDTPAKFVLRDDLLVELARRRTAEMRQIRAVRGLERSELQRLLPKIAEHIQLALDLPQQDLPQSERREVPQQINVLGQFLSTALTSLCRSLGLAPALVGTASDVRDLIAFRLGFVNDESAALACGWRAEVVGTLIDDLLAGKLSIRITDPLSDHPLVFEKTNQAAPAVQHKSS
- a CDS encoding Lpg1974 family pore-forming outer membrane protein; translation: MSCAKFLRITALCLGLATIAALARAAQPVSDYDLEPMLRRYGGSTNQNTLSDDGSAQATLQAVNAAPASPVSGSADQVSHAIFSTADDGSGQLSSRNGYQTASPIPTSMPAPLNNYNRGVRHAFVNQAALELPDDASDNSGSSQQPTRSVQAQPQRMPTRAMNSQPSSGMTNRMPVPDTSSPTSQEMIGPGMESMNSNEYGSAYSDCMNGCNMNGCCNGCGGNSCGCGGCGNSCDSCGGCGGCGNSCGGCCGDSCCFNPCGCCGWYAGADYVLVRPDFAIAQAFVQITGDPITGNENDRIIQQKYNYQSSVRAFLGYRFDCGDEINFHYWNLNDGGTLVASPTLTSAFGGQFMLRANNPGDTLVNTVGLNMNVYDIDYSKCCCFGGNPSSCNPCRCCPVWTLKYSAGVRIADVHRTDDTIQNSATPVVDEPVAGFIDASFIGAGPRVGIEGRRYFAGNRFSLFARTNFSLLLGQMDQTETIPVLNADGVTTITESLTDSHDRIIPVAEMELGGDWQVSNRLRMSAGYLLQAWWDLGEFEHVDVTDFQPITNATVLGFDGFFARVEVCF
- the rpsU gene encoding 30S ribosomal protein S21, encoding MVKLTVRDRESIQEAVRRFRKLVERSGIKKEMRRREYYEKPSEIRRRARLRAERRTRRVKPVGA
- a CDS encoding ABC-F family ATP-binding cassette domain-containing protein; its protein translation is MAVLLQIKNAHKSYGHQVLLDGAEATIIDDAKVGFVGRNGAGKSTLLRILLGEEELDRGDIVRHPKLQLGYLRQHDPFLPGETGLEFLMRSSSQPDWKCGEVAGEFELKGEALTGPVAKLSGGWQTRLKLAELLLHDPNLLLLDEPTNFLDLRTQILLEHFLKNHREACLVVSHDRAFLAATCDHTLDLTRGKLTMFPGKIDAFLEHQQQQREHEERTNAALLAKRRHLEEFIAKNKARASTASRARSKSKQLERLELIETAADEPTANIHAPQVEPRKGPALRCRQLAIGYAERTVADGIDLEIDHGARAAVVGDNGQGKTTFLRTVVDSLPPLAGEVRWGYGCQLGIYAQHVYTSLPEEQTVLEYLERSAARGTKAQEILDLAGALLFRGEHVEKRISVLSGGERARLCLAGLLLGNYNVLLLDEPGNHLDVDTVDALARALIDYRGTVIFTSHDRHFLKRVATSIVEVRDGRVVNYRGNYEAYLYSINQEIDAAEALSPGLRPGVKATPRTVRDDRQLRKDMAALEKTISRLEVQKKTVHDQLLAATDPAEALRLHHEQTDLADQLKNAEQRWFQLQEQEEA